Within the Staphylococcus argenteus genome, the region GTTTTAACTGATTTATCGAACAATGCTTGTTCTTCAGCATTTAATGGCATTTCATAAATTTTAACAGCGCCGTGTTGGTTAACTAATGTTGGTACACCTAAGTATACACCTTTGTGACCACCATATTGACCATCTAATTGAATAGAAACATTTAAGACATTATTTTCATTATTTAAAATGGCTTTTGAAATACGCATTAATGCTAAAGCAATACCATAGTATGTTGAACCTTTAGCTTGGATAATTTCGTAAGCAGCGTCACGTGTATTTACATAAATTTCTTCCGCTTTAGCTTCACTACCTGTTTGTTCTTTTAATGTGTCATATACTGAGATACCTGCTACGTTTGCTTGTGACCATACTGCAAGTTCAGTATCACCATGCTCACCAATAATACTAGCGTCAACACTTGAAGGTGCAACACCAAGTTCTTGGCTAATTAAATATTGTAAACGTGCACTGTCCAATACAGTACCTGAACCGATAACACGCTCTGCTGGTAATCCAGTATATTCTTTTACAAATCTTGTTAAAATATCGACTGGGTTTGCTGCGATTAAGAAGTAACCATCGAAACCACTATCCATTACACTTTTAACAATACTCTTCATAATCTTTGTATTCTTTTCAACTAATTGTAAACGTGTTTCACCTGGTTTTTGAGGTGCCCCAGCAGTAATAACTACTAAGTCCGCATCTTTACAGTCTTCGTATTCACCTGCTTTCACATCAACTGGTGAAGGACTGTGGACTGTACCATGGTTTAAATCTTGAACATCTGCTTTTACTTTATCTTTTGCAATGTCAATAATTACAAATTCATCTGCAACACCTTGCGTAACCATTGCAAAGGCATAGCTTGATCCTACAGATCCGTCTCCGATTAATACAACCTTTTTACCAAATGTTTTCATAATTATGTCTCCTAACCTAATTGAATTTATTTTACACGTGACTACACGTAAAAATATCTATACTGAAATTAAAGATTAACAATTTTATTTTATTATAATATTATGCTACCAAATTACAAACATAAAACTGAGATGTAAGCGGAGTCAATTTACACTCTAACGCCAATAAATATTGATATTTCAAGGTTTTGCACGTAATTTGAAATTTGTGACAATTTTTAGCATCCGAAAGTTGCATTATGTCGCTATATATAAGCATTTTCAAACTATTATACTTACTAATTTTTTTGTTTTAAAAAGTATGGTTTATCGACTTAAATTACTTATCAAGTTATATCAATCCAACCCTCATTCCACATCATATTTCAAAAATGTTTTCGCGGTCAAAGAAATCTTTTTCTATCATTTATATACTTTATCTACCTATTGATTGAACACTATTACTAGGGCGATTCAAAAAAGTATCATGTAATATACAAAATTGTTAGAAAATTAGCAAAAAGTAGTACTTATTCATATAATTTCTGCTATAATCAATTCTATCATTTAAAAAATCTATGGGCGTTATCAAAGCAAGTCATTAATCTGTAACATAAAGTTGTGATTTTTCAGAATTTTTAGACAAAATATTAATTATTTGTGCTATGATATAACATATTAAAAAACACCGTATAGAATTGTTTATGAATGTTTGGGAGGTAAGTTTATGGGAAGTTTTTTCAATAAAATAGCACGAAAAGAGGATCCGACCATCTATCAAAATAAAGATGGTCATTTACAACGTACTTTGCGTGTACGTGATTTCTTAGCCTTAGGTGTGGGCACGATTGTATCAACATCTATCTTTACATTACCCGGTATCGTCGCTGCGGAACACGCAGGTCCAGCCGTTGCCTTATCATTTTTACTTGCGGCTATTGTAGCTGGCTTAGTTGCTTTTACTTATGCTGAAATGGCAGCTGCTATGCCATTTGCGGGTTCAGCGTATTCTTGGGTTAACGTGTTATTTGGGGAGTTTTTCGGTTGGGTTGCCGGTTGGGCTTTATTAGCTGAATACTTTATTGCCGTTGCCTTTGTAGCTTCTGGATTTTCAGCGAATTTAAGAGGATTGGTTAAACCAATAGGTATTGAGTTGCCAGCAGCTTTATCAAATCCATTTGGTACGAATGGCGGTTTTATCGATATTATTGCTGCTATCGTTATTTTATTGACTGCACTGTTACTATCACGCGGTATGTCAGAAGCAGCACGTATGGAAAACATTTTAGTTATTTTGAAAGTATTAGCTATTATTTTATTTGTTATTGTTGGTTTAACAGCTATTAATGCAAGTAACTATGTTCCATTTATTCCAGAACATAAAGTTACTGCTACAGGTGACTTTGGTGGTTGGCAAGGTATTTATGCAGGTGTTTCAATGATTTTCTTAGCATATATCGGTTTCGATTCTATCGCTGCGAACTCAGCAGAGGCACTTAATCCACAAAAGACTATGCCTAGAGGTATCCTTGGCTCATTAGGTATTGCTATTGTATTATTTATCGCCGTTGCCCTTGTGTTAGTAGGTATGTTCCATTACTCACAATATGCAAACAATGCTGAGCCTGTGGGTTGGGCATTACGTCAAAGTGGACATGGCGTTATAGCTGCTATTGTTCAAGCTATCTCAGTTATCGGTATGTTTACAGCGTTAATTGGTATGATGTTAGCTGGTTCGCGCTTATTATATTCATTTGGTCGAGATGGCTTATTACCTTCATGGTTAAGTCATTTAAATGACAAACATTTGCCAAATCGTGCACTTATTGTATTAACAATTATTGGCGTTTTAATTGGGTCAATGTTCCCATTCGCTTTCTTAGCACAACTAATTTCAGCAGGTACATTAGTCGCATTTATGTTTGTATCATTAGCAATGTATCGTTTAAGAAAACGTGAAGGTAAAGATTTACCAATTCCTGCATTTAAATTACCTTTATATCCTGTATTACCAGCAGTAACATTTGTCTTAGTATTGCTTGTATTTTGGGGATTAGGTTTCGAAGCAAAATTATATACTTTAATTTGGTTCATTGTTGGTATTATTCTATATTTAAGCTATGGATTTAGACACTCTAAGAAAAATGATGTAGAAGAATATCACCCACCAAAATAAAACAAAAAATCATTTCCCATCTGAATGACACATTGAGATGTGGAAATGATTTTTTATTTTAAAGTATTAACAATTACCATCCTTGCCCTGCAATATCATATTGATCTAGGTCCCCTTTTTCTAAAGCAATCAGTGCATCTTCTAAAGTATCCAAAGCTGTATCTAATTGTTCATATGTTATAACAAGTGGTGGTTGGAATCGCAACACATTTCCAGCTACAGCAATAATGACTACTCCGTGTTCAAAGCAATAATTACAAATTTTAAGTGCTGCACTGGCATCGCGTGTTTTGAGTATTTTGTCAGAAACGATATCAATTCCTATTGTGAGACCTTTACCTCTTACATCCCCTACACTATTGTATTGAGATACCCATTGATTCATTCTTTGCCTTACATATGCTCCTTTATCAGCACTAGCTTGGAGAAGAGATTGATCTTCAATCATTTTAATTGTTGCTAATGCAGCTTCACAACTAACCGGATTGGCACCTGTTGTAAATAAATGTGCAGGTGCTTCCAAACAGTTCATAATCTCTTTGCGTCCAACAATTGCTGACATAGGCATACCACCTGCTAAAGACTTTCCAAATGTAATTAAATCTGGCGTAAAATTAAAGTGTGATACAGAACTCCATGCACCCGTTCGTCCAAAACCTTGTTGAATATCATCTACTGCCATTAAAATACCATGCTCACGACAAATCTGTTCTAACGCTTCAAAGTAACCTGGAACTGGTTCTAAAAGTCCGCCATCACCTTGTATCGTTTCAATAACAATACATGCAACTTCTTCAGCGGGTACATATTTCGCAAACATTTCTTTTAAAGGTGCTAAATATTCTTCTATAGTATTGGCTTTCGGCTGTTCATACATGCCACGATAATTATCAGGAAAAGGAATATGATAAAAACCATTCAGTAGTGGCCCATAATGTTTACGCATATTTAAACTAATCGCTGACATAGATAATGCACCAAAGGTTGAACCATGATATGCATTCGTAAAGCTAATAATATATGGGCGACCAGTATATGCTCTAGCAAATTTAATAATACCATCATTTGCATCTGATCCAGTTAAACCAAATGTTACTCTTTTTTCAAAAGCTCCTGGTGCAATTTCACAAAGCTTTTTAGCTAAACGTACTAAAGGTTCATGGTACATATATGCTGGTGTATAATGTATAAATTTATCTACCTGTGCTTTTATCGCTTCTGTCACTTCTTTGGGTGCATGACCTACATTTTGAGAACTCGCGCTAGACAACAAATCGATATACGTTTTCCCCTCAACATCAACCAATGTTGCTCCGTAACCGTGATCAATAACTAATGGGTAATATTTAATACGTCCAGATTTCGCAAAATAATGCTCGTCCTCTTGGATTAATTGATGTACTTTACTCATCTTACATTCCCTCCCAATGACAGTAATTATTCGTAAAACCAGCAATCTAAAATCGATCATAAAATTCGACTCACAATTTCATTTAAATACTGTCATGCCATTTTGAATACTATCCAATATACTAATAAAATTCAGATTTGTAAATATATTCTGATAATTGCGAATTGTATAATTCCAATTATCAATTTGGATATTCACTATTTAATTAGGGAATACAAAGAATATATTTCAATTTTACTTTTGAGGTGTCGTGAATGTATTTAAAGATTATTTTTCATTTTACAGCTGCGATAGTCATATCAGTCATTTTGTTATGGATAACCAAGTTGTTTGATATGTTAAATGCTCAAACGCATATAGAAGATTTATTATTAAATTTAGATTTTTTAATTGCACCTGAAAATACACCATTTATCTTGGAATTGATGTGTCACTTAATAATCGGCATTGTTATCTATATCATTTTTGTGCTGTTATTTCATTTCTTTAAAAGATTTTATTATTGGAGCTATGTACTATTATTTTTCATATTTATCACTTTATATCCTTTCTTAATTTTCATTGCACAGCGACCAATGTTCCAATTTAATAGTATTGAATTTATTGGATGGATAATCTCGCATATCTGTTTTATGCTGCTAATGATGTTTAGCATATCCAGAATAAAATAATATTTTTAATTAAACTGACAATTATTTTTCACATTTTATACATTTTTCAAGGTTTATGACTTGAGAAATGTTCTCATTTTTATCATACTGGAGGTGTATTGAAAAGTTAAGGAGTGGAAAGTATGAATAAAGAGCAATTAGAAAAAATGAAAAATGGAAAAGGCTTTATTGCCGCATTAGACCAAAGTGGTGGTAGTACACCAAAAGCACTTAAAGAATACGGTGTAAACGAAGATCAATATAGCAATGAAGACGAAATGTTCCAACTTGTTCACGATATGCGTACACGTGTGGTAACTTCACCTTCATTCTCACCTGATAAAATTTTAGGTGCGATTCTTTTCGAACAAACAATGGATCGCGAAGTAGAAGGCAAATACACTGCTGATTACTTAGCTGATAAAGGTGTTGTCCCGTTCTTAAAAGTAGACAAAGGTCTTGCTGAAGAGCA harbors:
- a CDS encoding L-lactate dehydrogenase, whose translation is MKTFGKKVVLIGDGSVGSSYAFAMVTQGVADEFVIIDIAKDKVKADVQDLNHGTVHSPSPVDVKAGEYEDCKDADLVVITAGAPQKPGETRLQLVEKNTKIMKSIVKSVMDSGFDGYFLIAANPVDILTRFVKEYTGLPAERVIGSGTVLDSARLQYLISQELGVAPSSVDASIIGEHGDTELAVWSQANVAGISVYDTLKEQTGSEAKAEEIYVNTRDAAYEIIQAKGSTYYGIALALMRISKAILNNENNVLNVSIQLDGQYGGHKGVYLGVPTLVNQHGAVKIYEMPLNAEEQALFDKSVKTLEDTFDSIKYLLED
- a CDS encoding aspartate aminotransferase family protein; this encodes MSKVHQLIQEDEHYFAKSGRIKYYPLVIDHGYGATLVDVEGKTYIDLLSSASSQNVGHAPKEVTEAIKAQVDKFIHYTPAYMYHEPLVRLAKKLCEIAPGAFEKRVTFGLTGSDANDGIIKFARAYTGRPYIISFTNAYHGSTFGALSMSAISLNMRKHYGPLLNGFYHIPFPDNYRGMYEQPKANTIEEYLAPLKEMFAKYVPAEEVACIVIETIQGDGGLLEPVPGYFEALEQICREHGILMAVDDIQQGFGRTGAWSSVSHFNFTPDLITFGKSLAGGMPMSAIVGRKEIMNCLEAPAHLFTTGANPVSCEAALATIKMIEDQSLLQASADKGAYVRQRMNQWVSQYNSVGDVRGKGLTIGIDIVSDKILKTRDASAALKICNYCFEHGVVIIAVAGNVLRFQPPLVITYEQLDTALDTLEDALIALEKGDLDQYDIAGQGW
- a CDS encoding APC family permease; the encoded protein is MGSFFNKIARKEDPTIYQNKDGHLQRTLRVRDFLALGVGTIVSTSIFTLPGIVAAEHAGPAVALSFLLAAIVAGLVAFTYAEMAAAMPFAGSAYSWVNVLFGEFFGWVAGWALLAEYFIAVAFVASGFSANLRGLVKPIGIELPAALSNPFGTNGGFIDIIAAIVILLTALLLSRGMSEAARMENILVILKVLAIILFVIVGLTAINASNYVPFIPEHKVTATGDFGGWQGIYAGVSMIFLAYIGFDSIAANSAEALNPQKTMPRGILGSLGIAIVLFIAVALVLVGMFHYSQYANNAEPVGWALRQSGHGVIAAIVQAISVIGMFTALIGMMLAGSRLLYSFGRDGLLPSWLSHLNDKHLPNRALIVLTIIGVLIGSMFPFAFLAQLISAGTLVAFMFVSLAMYRLRKREGKDLPIPAFKLPLYPVLPAVTFVLVLLVFWGLGFEAKLYTLIWFIVGIILYLSYGFRHSKKNDVEEYHPPK